From the genome of Chlorogloeopsis sp. ULAP01, one region includes:
- a CDS encoding DUF3153 domain-containing protein, which translates to MNLSTLRRSLLGLRHICLVLVASVLLSGCVDYQVGVNFDHANSGELVQHIKLGERFTSFGGDPIYEWLNSIEQRARQEGGKVRRLSKDEIIVTIPFNNSQELQKKFNTFFHPNTNSKAESVSELPKIESNMLLYQNNFLLLVRNRLIYDLDLRSLGLISSQGNVLANTGSILNLEFSLKAPWGARNIQKTENAPPVQRNKNQLLWKLNPGELNHIEAVYWLPSPMGIGTLLIILFVAAGFYLRYRFMPAPKIQFTSKTAATLGQ; encoded by the coding sequence ATTGTCGGGTTGTGTAGATTACCAGGTGGGAGTAAATTTCGATCATGCCAATAGCGGTGAACTGGTGCAGCATATTAAGTTAGGAGAACGGTTTACCAGTTTCGGTGGCGATCCAATATACGAATGGTTGAATAGCATTGAACAGAGGGCGCGTCAAGAAGGAGGCAAAGTCCGACGGCTTTCTAAAGACGAAATTATTGTGACAATTCCTTTCAATAATAGTCAGGAATTACAAAAGAAATTCAACACATTTTTCCATCCTAATACTAATTCAAAAGCAGAATCTGTATCGGAACTGCCAAAGATAGAATCCAATATGCTTTTGTATCAAAATAATTTTTTACTGTTAGTACGGAATCGCTTAATTTATGACCTAGATTTGCGATCGCTTGGTTTGATTTCTAGTCAGGGTAATGTTTTAGCTAATACAGGTTCGATTCTGAATTTAGAATTTAGCTTGAAGGCTCCTTGGGGAGCAAGAAACATTCAAAAAACTGAAAATGCTCCGCCAGTGCAAAGAAATAAAAATCAGTTGCTATGGAAACTAAACCCTGGTGAACTTAACCATATAGAAGCAGTTTACTGGCTTCCTAGCCCGATGGGAATTGGTACATTGTTAATTATTTTGTTTGTCGCAGCAGGCTTTTACCTGCGATACAGGTTTATGCCCGCTCCCAAAATTCAATTTACTTCCAAGACAGCAGCGACTCTTGGACAGTAG
- a CDS encoding Uma2 family endonuclease translates to MLEYNLPRYLPSAEELPDSDETPVDNELQELIPGLLKAILLILWAERMDWFFGIDMGIYYHPDQPPIVPDGFLSLGVERFYDEELRPSYVLWDEKVVPILVLEVVSRNYRKEYTDKFNDYASLGVLYYVIYSSRRRRKPRLEVHKLVNGQYKLLEGNPIWIPEIGLGIGCERGNYCGVTREWLYWYDEEGKRYPTPKEQIQQEAQRAQQEAQRAQQEAQRTQQEAQRAQQEAQRAQQEAQRAQQAEQRAQRLAEKLRELGIDPENLD, encoded by the coding sequence ATGTTAGAGTACAATTTGCCGAGGTACTTGCCCTCAGCCGAAGAACTACCCGACTCTGACGAAACACCTGTGGACAATGAGCTACAAGAATTAATACCAGGTTTGCTGAAGGCAATACTGCTGATACTTTGGGCAGAACGTATGGATTGGTTTTTTGGGATAGATATGGGGATTTATTATCACCCCGATCAACCGCCTATAGTACCAGATGGGTTTTTGAGCCTGGGAGTAGAACGATTTTATGATGAGGAATTGCGTCCCAGTTATGTATTGTGGGATGAAAAAGTTGTGCCAATTTTGGTGCTAGAAGTAGTTTCTCGAAACTATCGTAAAGAATACACTGATAAATTTAATGACTATGCAAGCTTAGGTGTACTTTATTACGTGATATATTCTTCTCGTCGTCGCCGTAAACCACGTCTAGAAGTACATAAATTAGTTAATGGACAGTATAAACTGCTAGAGGGCAACCCTATTTGGATACCTGAAATTGGCTTAGGAATTGGTTGCGAAAGGGGAAATTATTGTGGTGTGACAAGGGAATGGCTGTATTGGTATGACGAAGAAGGTAAGCGTTATCCTACGCCAAAAGAACAAATTCAACAAGAAGCACAACGCGCTCAACAAGAAGCACAACGTGCTCAACAAGAAGCACAACGTACTCAACAAGAAGCACAACGCGCTCAACAAGAAGCACAACGCGCTCAACAAGAAGCACAACGCGCTCAACAAGCAGAACAACGTGCTCAACGGCTAGCCGAAAAATTGCGCGAGTTAGGAATAGATCCAGAGAACCTTGATTAA
- the panB gene encoding 3-methyl-2-oxobutanoate hydroxymethyltransferase: MALTTQQLIQWKQQGRQIVALTAWDYAIAQLLDLAGVDLILVGDSMSVVLGYETTLPITLEEMLYHAKAVRRGVKRALMVVDLPFLTYQESIQQAINSAGRALKEAGAQAVKLEGGYPAMIETITRLVQAGIPVMGHVGLTPQSVHQIGLRQQGKTEVTRERILQEAIALEQAGVFSIVLEHIPADLALQITQKLSIPTIGIGAGPHCDGQVLVTSDVLGLSEKHPPFAKVYTNLRETITKAVQDYSIEVRERKFPE; encoded by the coding sequence ATGGCACTCACCACGCAGCAATTAATTCAATGGAAACAACAAGGACGCCAAATTGTGGCGTTAACAGCTTGGGATTATGCGATCGCCCAACTCCTCGATCTCGCTGGCGTGGATTTAATCTTAGTAGGTGATTCCATGTCCGTAGTGTTGGGGTATGAAACAACACTACCAATTACTCTAGAAGAGATGCTCTACCATGCTAAAGCAGTCCGACGTGGGGTAAAACGCGCTTTGATGGTCGTAGATCTACCATTTTTGACATATCAAGAAAGTATCCAACAAGCTATCAACTCCGCCGGACGTGCGCTCAAAGAAGCTGGAGCGCAAGCAGTAAAATTAGAGGGTGGATATCCGGCGATGATAGAAACTATCACTCGTTTGGTACAAGCAGGAATTCCGGTGATGGGTCATGTTGGTTTAACACCGCAATCAGTCCATCAAATCGGCTTGCGGCAACAAGGCAAAACAGAAGTAACGCGGGAGCGGATTTTACAAGAAGCGATCGCTCTCGAACAAGCGGGTGTGTTTTCCATTGTGTTAGAGCATATTCCCGCCGATTTAGCATTACAAATTACCCAAAAACTCAGCATTCCTACGATTGGAATTGGTGCCGGGCCACATTGTGATGGTCAAGTTTTAGTTACTTCTGATGTTCTCGGTCTTTCTGAAAAACATCCACCCTTTGCAAAAGTTTATACCAACTTGCGTGAGACGATTACCAAAGCAGTGCAGGATTATAGTATTGAAGTCAGAGAGCGAAAGTTTCCGGAATAG